In the Bdellovibrionales bacterium genome, one interval contains:
- a CDS encoding glycosyltransferase family 2 protein, translating to MISIIVPTLNRPYSLVKTLDSIFAQQFPQNEIEILVVFNFPPQISPAFFQPLHSAPLRILTAAEPGVNNARNMGILEARGDILLFVDDDVVLDDPLYLKKLKDLHTQFPEQMSIGGPYALPLKAKGFWQKVYHHISDHWMNSQKLKNDFSKALLGGNASYKKNVFSRGLRFPSHIVYGGSETPFNRDVFQTFGPHLFRPDLAVAHDDNLGLFRFVRKAYLQGRGAAFLFASDGVSPQATGTLPHSTWPYQIYDFVFTVGFRSAVDRRRLLPTALKEAGFRISSLWRSFSEDTSACLRRAKERL from the coding sequence ATGATCTCGATTATCGTCCCCACTTTGAATAGACCCTATTCCCTTGTCAAGACGTTGGACTCTATTTTTGCGCAACAATTTCCGCAAAATGAAATCGAAATCTTGGTGGTGTTCAATTTCCCACCTCAAATCTCCCCTGCTTTCTTTCAACCACTTCATAGCGCTCCCTTACGAATACTGACCGCGGCGGAACCCGGCGTTAACAATGCTCGAAATATGGGGATTCTCGAGGCCCGTGGGGATATTCTTTTGTTCGTGGATGACGATGTGGTTCTCGATGATCCTTTGTATTTAAAAAAGCTTAAAGATCTTCACACTCAGTTTCCCGAACAAATGTCCATCGGTGGCCCTTACGCTCTCCCGCTAAAAGCCAAGGGATTTTGGCAAAAGGTCTATCACCACATTTCCGACCACTGGATGAATTCTCAAAAATTAAAAAATGATTTTTCAAAAGCACTGCTCGGCGGAAATGCATCCTATAAAAAAAATGTTTTCTCTAGAGGACTGCGGTTTCCTTCGCACATCGTGTATGGCGGCAGCGAAACTCCGTTCAATCGCGACGTGTTCCAAACTTTTGGCCCGCATCTTTTCCGCCCAGATCTCGCGGTCGCGCACGATGACAACCTCGGGCTCTTTCGCTTTGTGCGAAAAGCCTACCTTCAAGGACGAGGGGCAGCGTTTTTGTTTGCGTCGGACGGAGTCTCGCCCCAAGCGACAGGGACTCTACCCCATTCGACCTGGCCTTATCAGATCTACGATTTTGTATTTACTGTTGGCTTTAGATCCGCTGTGGATCGACGGCGTTTGCTGCCCACTGCACTGAAAGAAGCGGGGTTCCGAATCTCATCTCTTTGGAGATCTTTCAGCGAAGATACATCGGCTTGCCTTCGCCGAGCGAAGGAGCGGTTGTGA